One region of Synechocystis sp. PCC 6714 genomic DNA includes:
- a CDS encoding cytidine deaminase: MVDICWERLHRSAIEVRRNAYAPYSRFSVGAAGLVNDGRIVVGCNVENASYGLTLCAECSLVSHLIGTGGGRLVAVVCVDSDDNCLAPCGRCRQVLLEHGGKELQIMTPTGPLSMTELLPWSFGPEDLHRISGVNTNP; this comes from the coding sequence ATGGTTGATATTTGTTGGGAGCGGTTACATCGATCTGCCATTGAGGTGAGACGAAATGCCTATGCCCCCTATTCCCGATTTTCGGTTGGGGCCGCAGGGCTAGTGAATGATGGACGAATTGTTGTTGGTTGTAATGTCGAAAATGCTTCCTATGGTTTAACTCTTTGCGCCGAGTGTAGTTTGGTCTCTCATTTGATCGGTACTGGAGGAGGCCGTTTAGTGGCAGTGGTCTGTGTTGATAGTGACGATAACTGTCTTGCTCCCTGTGGCCGTTGCCGTCAGGTTTTGCTAGAGCATGGGGGCAAGGAACTGCAAATTATGACCCCCACTGGGCCCCTATCAATGACTGAACTATTGCCCTGGTCATTTGGCCCAGAGGATTTGCACCGGATTAGTGGAGTTAACACAAACCCCTAG
- a CDS encoding DNA cytosine methyltransferase — MKRSFTHGKLRHLDLFAGCGGFTLAAEQTGGKIQTTQFVEIDPDCHTVLQDHWPHIPIHADIRDYHPSPGQFDLVTAGFPCTGTSSAGTKTGLHHPESALFREVLRIVAQCHPPFVVIEQPLGVIHRGLRAIFGGLRMAGYQGEVEIVSAAELGAGHRRERLFVVSYPHCLFGHLLSSWVEQIGAMVQEQRANTQWLTVKRNSLCPDSGLSFPLVSGLSPQSCTVPTNTPGRIKARKLAGRTVTPGQASIALKRVLYLYSLISDPQGENKIQTAHQGPR, encoded by the coding sequence ATGAAAAGGAGTTTTACTCATGGAAAACTTCGACACCTCGATCTCTTTGCCGGATGTGGCGGATTCACCCTGGCCGCAGAACAAACCGGAGGAAAAATACAAACAACTCAGTTTGTTGAAATCGACCCCGACTGTCATACCGTCCTCCAAGACCACTGGCCCCATATCCCCATCCACGCCGACATCAGGGACTACCACCCAAGCCCAGGGCAATTTGACCTTGTTACCGCCGGTTTCCCCTGCACCGGCACCAGTAGCGCAGGAACCAAAACAGGCCTCCACCATCCTGAATCAGCCCTCTTTCGGGAAGTGTTACGCATCGTTGCCCAGTGCCATCCCCCATTTGTCGTCATTGAGCAACCCCTGGGAGTTATCCATCGAGGCCTTAGAGCAATCTTTGGCGGACTCCGAATGGCTGGTTATCAGGGCGAAGTTGAAATTGTCTCGGCGGCGGAGCTGGGAGCGGGCCACCGCAGGGAAAGATTGTTTGTTGTTTCCTACCCCCACTGCCTGTTTGGGCACCTACTGTCAAGCTGGGTCGAACAAATTGGAGCAATGGTTCAGGAGCAACGGGCTAATACCCAATGGCTCACAGTTAAGCGCAACAGCCTATGCCCTGATTCAGGGTTATCCTTCCCACTGGTTTCAGGCCTTAGCCCCCAGTCCTGTACTGTCCCCACCAATACCCCCGGCAGAATTAAAGCCCGAAAACTGGCTGGCAGAACCGTTACCCCAGGACAAGCCAGTATTGCCCTTAAGCGAGTCCTCTATCTCTATTCCCTTATTTCCGACCCCCAGGGTGAAAATAAAATTCAAACGGCGCACCAGGGGCCAAGGTAG
- a CDS encoding PAP/fibrillin family protein, giving the protein MPEGRIPFLEITYIDENLRIRRRSEGIIFVATRNHRVRTTLSATINFTNHQLILLLQQSVFGHWFIYGPSQSTWV; this is encoded by the coding sequence TTGCCAGAGGGTAGAATTCCATTTCTAGAAATTACTTACATTGATGAGAATTTAAGAATTCGGCGGAGGAGCGAAGGAATTATATTTGTAGCAACCCGCAATCATCGGGTTAGGACCACATTATCTGCAACTATAAATTTTACCAACCATCAGTTGATATTGTTGCTCCAGCAGTCAGTATTTGGTCATTGGTTCATATACGGACCTAGCCAATCGACATGGGTTTAG
- a CDS encoding ATP-dependent RecD-like DNA helicase, whose translation MEKSTDYLTGVIERITFHSEETGYTVARLQMPRAKELTTVVGNFANIQAGQTLKLEGIWKEHPKYGSQFQVNNYHETKPATLTGIEKYLGSGLIKGVGPVTAKRIVAHFGLETLEIIEEQTERLIEVPGIGKKRVRMIQRAWAEQKAIKEVMLFLQGHGVSTTYAVKIYKEYGDDAIRVVTHNPYQLADDIFGIGFLTADKIAQQVGIAPTSKFRYREGILHTLGEGAEQGHCYLPQPELIKAAIAKLSTEEYEATAEALLAVIEEMVAVQDLIREILSEEEILLFNPTFYHTECKLAGYVKQKLVNGQIIDIDRVKTWINRYTDKNELELSKQQYTAVLLAATTGVMILTGGPGTGKTFTTRTIVALWRAMGKKIGLAAPTGRAAQRLGEMTGLEAKTLHRLLEFDPNTMGFKRNENNPLPFDAVIVDESSMLDLFLSHSLLKAISPNTQLLLVGDIDQLPSVGPGSVLGDLIASEQITMIRLNQVFRQAAAIAIIRHAHQINRGQYPPMEAISDRPQSDCLWHNGGTEPDHGVQLIGELLTDFILKQGFNLLQDVQVLCPMQRGIIGACNLNAVVQSILNPSQDNKPQLQRGSTIFRLGDRVMQLKNDYHREVFNGDQGTITAIDREEQILTITYDDRPVDYDFADLNEIDLAWAISIHKSQGSEYPVVILPLYMQHFLLLSRNLFYTGLTRAKQLAVVIGAQKVIGYAVRQQKERYRYTRLADRLAISS comes from the coding sequence ATGGAGAAATCAACAGATTATCTGACAGGTGTAATTGAGCGTATTACGTTCCATTCCGAGGAAACTGGGTACACTGTGGCTCGTCTACAAATGCCTAGGGCTAAGGAATTAACGACGGTGGTGGGGAATTTTGCCAATATCCAGGCGGGACAAACCCTGAAATTAGAAGGCATTTGGAAAGAACATCCTAAATATGGTTCTCAGTTCCAGGTCAATAATTACCACGAAACCAAGCCAGCTACGTTGACGGGCATTGAAAAATACCTGGGCAGTGGCTTGATCAAAGGGGTGGGGCCGGTGACAGCGAAAAGGATTGTGGCCCATTTTGGCTTGGAAACCCTGGAAATTATTGAAGAGCAAACAGAGCGACTGATAGAAGTACCAGGCATTGGCAAGAAACGGGTCAGGATGATTCAAAGGGCATGGGCGGAACAGAAAGCGATTAAAGAAGTGATGCTTTTCCTCCAGGGCCATGGGGTATCCACTACCTACGCAGTCAAAATTTATAAAGAATATGGGGATGATGCAATCCGGGTTGTGACCCATAACCCCTACCAATTGGCGGACGATATTTTTGGTATTGGTTTTCTAACGGCGGATAAAATTGCCCAACAGGTAGGCATTGCCCCCACGTCCAAGTTTCGTTATCGGGAAGGAATTCTCCATACCCTTGGGGAAGGGGCGGAACAGGGCCATTGTTATCTCCCCCAACCAGAATTGATCAAAGCGGCGATCGCCAAGTTGAGTACGGAGGAATATGAAGCAACGGCAGAGGCATTACTAGCGGTAATTGAGGAAATGGTGGCAGTGCAGGATTTGATACGAGAAATATTAAGTGAGGAGGAAATATTGCTATTCAACCCCACTTTCTATCATACGGAATGCAAATTGGCCGGTTATGTGAAGCAAAAGTTAGTCAATGGCCAAATTATTGACATAGATAGGGTAAAAACCTGGATTAACCGTTATACAGACAAAAATGAACTGGAATTATCTAAACAACAATATACCGCTGTCTTATTGGCGGCTACGACGGGAGTAATGATTCTCACGGGTGGCCCTGGGACGGGCAAAACCTTTACTACCCGCACCATTGTTGCCCTTTGGAGAGCGATGGGTAAAAAGATTGGCTTAGCGGCTCCCACAGGTAGGGCGGCTCAAAGATTAGGGGAAATGACGGGATTAGAAGCAAAAACATTGCATCGTTTGCTGGAATTTGATCCTAATACCATGGGCTTTAAGCGTAATGAAAATAATCCTTTACCCTTTGATGCGGTGATTGTGGATGAGTCCTCTATGTTGGATTTATTCCTATCCCATTCCCTCCTCAAAGCTATTTCTCCCAATACCCAATTGCTATTGGTGGGGGATATTGACCAGTTACCTTCTGTGGGGCCCGGTAGTGTGTTGGGGGATTTGATTGCTTCAGAGCAGATAACCATGATCAGGTTAAACCAAGTTTTTCGTCAGGCGGCGGCTATTGCCATCATTCGCCATGCTCATCAAATTAACCGGGGTCAATATCCGCCAATGGAAGCCATTTCTGATCGGCCCCAATCAGATTGTCTTTGGCACAATGGCGGCACAGAACCAGACCATGGGGTGCAATTAATTGGGGAATTGTTAACGGATTTTATTCTGAAACAAGGTTTTAATCTCCTTCAGGATGTCCAGGTATTGTGTCCTATGCAACGGGGAATAATTGGTGCTTGCAATTTGAATGCGGTGGTGCAATCTATCTTGAATCCGTCCCAGGATAACAAACCCCAACTGCAACGGGGAAGCACTATTTTCCGCCTTGGCGATCGGGTTATGCAACTAAAAAATGATTATCATCGAGAAGTTTTTAATGGTGACCAGGGTACTATCACTGCCATTGATCGGGAAGAACAAATATTGACTATTACTTATGATGACCGTCCTGTAGATTACGATTTTGCTGACTTAAATGAAATTGATTTGGCTTGGGCTATTAGCATTCATAAAAGCCAGGGTTCCGAGTATCCAGTGGTGATTTTGCCGTTGTATATGCAACATTTTCTGTTACTAAGCCGTAATCTTTTCTACACTGGTCTAACCCGTGCGAAGCAGTTGGCTGTGGTGATCGGTGCTCAAAAGGTGATCGGTTATGCTGTCCGACAACAAAAAGAGCGTTATCGCTATACTAGGCTTGCGGATAGATTAGCCATTTCTTCATAA
- a CDS encoding glycoside hydrolase family 10 protein, whose protein sequence is MKKLLESLKWPALFVGIVLLLAVCHRAPTRTAKETDKMKGVWLTDVGTMGLTYSTLLDETLHHISKSGYDRVYFSVYGLRGQLYPTRQRGDLIPKLPFPNAVGSMARESRRQGLKPYAWFEYGLMLPQFDSVAKNNPDWLLTMPNGEQVIENHGIPMVWLDPSHPEVEAYILGHIDDILKEKSLAGIQLDDHWAVPRQFGDYRRSLTALTTKVHEHIKTKNPEFELSLSPNPYQFSLREYNQDWLRWVKQGIVDEVVVQIYRSSPAEVQQAVNNSGIYTASHYVPVGVGIYTGRKIKPFNLQSIKDQVNAVEKQNLGHSLFVWEFMVLRVINIHLNIL, encoded by the coding sequence ATGAAAAAATTACTCGAATCGCTCAAATGGCCGGCTTTATTTGTCGGCATTGTCCTGCTACTGGCGGTCTGTCACCGTGCCCCGACTCGGACTGCTAAAGAAACGGACAAGATGAAAGGGGTGTGGCTTACCGATGTGGGCACCATGGGGTTAACCTACAGCACCCTACTGGATGAAACCCTGCATCACATTTCCAAATCAGGCTACGACCGAGTTTATTTCAGCGTTTATGGCTTACGGGGGCAACTTTATCCCACACGACAACGGGGGGATTTAATTCCCAAATTGCCATTTCCCAATGCCGTTGGTTCCATGGCTAGGGAATCCCGCCGTCAGGGTTTAAAACCCTATGCTTGGTTTGAATACGGGTTAATGTTGCCCCAATTTGATTCTGTTGCCAAAAACAATCCAGATTGGTTGTTAACTATGCCCAATGGTGAGCAGGTTATAGAAAATCATGGCATTCCCATGGTTTGGTTGGATCCCAGTCACCCGGAAGTGGAAGCCTACATTCTTGGCCACATAGATGACATTCTTAAGGAAAAATCCCTAGCCGGTATTCAACTCGATGACCACTGGGCTGTGCCCAGGCAATTTGGGGATTATCGCCGTAGTTTAACTGCCCTCACCACTAAAGTGCATGAACATATTAAGACTAAAAATCCAGAGTTTGAACTAAGTCTTTCCCCTAATCCCTATCAATTTTCCTTGAGAGAATATAACCAAGATTGGCTAAGGTGGGTTAAACAAGGAATAGTTGACGAAGTAGTTGTGCAGATTTATCGTTCTAGCCCGGCTGAAGTACAGCAAGCAGTTAATAATTCCGGCATTTATACTGCCTCCCATTATGTACCGGTAGGAGTCGGCATTTACACTGGCAGGAAAATTAAACCCTTTAATTTACAATCTATTAAAGACCAGGTTAATGCGGTGGAAAAACAAAATCTGGGTCATTCACTATTCGTTTGGGAATTTATGGTTTTGAGGGTAATTAATATTCATCTCAATATTCTTTAA
- a CDS encoding alpha-ketoglutarate-dependent dioxygenase AlkB has product MIKQLSLFDIYPNSSPEEIIIPDGHLQLYHSIFSDVEASRYYDRLEKEICWQQDSIILFGKSQPLPRLTAWYGDPERSYTYSGIAMEPTPWIPLLQAIKTKAETLAKATFNSVLLNFYRTGADGVSWHADDEPELKKDYPIASVSFGGTRRFLLKHKTDPTVEKVELILTSGSILLMLDTTQEYWLHQIPKTKKFVEPRINLTFRFIQ; this is encoded by the coding sequence TTGATTAAACAACTCAGCCTTTTTGATATTTATCCCAATAGCTCTCCCGAAGAAATCATTATCCCCGATGGCCATTTACAACTTTATCACTCTATCTTCAGTGATGTTGAAGCTTCTCGTTACTATGATCGACTAGAAAAAGAAATTTGTTGGCAACAAGATTCAATTATTCTCTTCGGCAAGTCCCAACCCTTGCCCCGCTTGACTGCTTGGTATGGTGACCCAGAACGAAGTTACACCTACTCTGGCATTGCCATGGAACCAACACCATGGATACCCCTATTGCAAGCAATCAAGACCAAAGCAGAGACCCTAGCAAAGGCAACTTTTAATTCTGTACTATTGAATTTTTATCGCACTGGAGCAGATGGAGTCAGTTGGCACGCTGACGATGAACCAGAACTTAAAAAAGACTATCCCATTGCTTCGGTTAGTTTTGGAGGCACCCGTCGCTTTCTCCTCAAACACAAGACAGATCCCACCGTTGAAAAGGTCGAGTTGATATTAACTTCTGGCTCAATATTGCTGATGTTGGACACCACTCAAGAATATTGGCTTCACCAAATCCCTAAAACAAAGAAATTTGTTGAGCCTCGCATTAATTTAACCTTCCGCTTTATTCAATAA
- a CDS encoding AAA family ATPase: MTSVFHVLIGCPASGKSTLAAHLHQAIPQSQIISTDQIRKDLFGDAATQGDWALINREISTQIAQAIAAGKEIIYDATNAEKAWRSELLDSLKKLDDLKIIGWYLQTPLEVCCQRNKNRLRQVPEDVIEIYAMALEKSPPSKDEGFTEFHHIPYDQLENIDFSQL, encoded by the coding sequence ATGACATCTGTTTTTCATGTTTTAATCGGTTGTCCGGCCAGTGGGAAATCCACCCTGGCGGCCCATCTCCATCAAGCCATACCCCAAAGCCAGATAATTTCCACTGACCAAATTAGGAAGGATTTATTTGGAGATGCCGCAACCCAGGGAGATTGGGCATTAATCAATAGGGAGATTTCTACTCAAATTGCCCAGGCGATCGCCGCTGGAAAAGAGATTATTTATGATGCCACTAATGCCGAAAAAGCTTGGCGCTCAGAATTATTGGACAGCTTAAAAAAATTGGATGACTTGAAGATTATTGGCTGGTATTTACAAACGCCATTGGAAGTTTGCTGCCAAAGGAATAAAAATAGACTGCGACAGGTTCCCGAAGATGTGATTGAGATTTATGCCATGGCCCTAGAAAAATCCCCTCCTAGTAAAGATGAAGGATTTACTGAATTCCACCATATTCCCTATGACCAGCTAGAAAACATTGATTTTTCACAGTTATAG
- a CDS encoding DUF6717 family protein translates to MNSIFTINPYWTGSTWAFDAAEVGLLGEPFVSGADAILSAIVQRELTLETEQGSQFELIFSAEGFPSYHACFERQEAEYEGYWYKVVDAGNDYQNLDFGDRGWLCPATLHFFPGGHPEKLYIQVRAIDQ, encoded by the coding sequence ATGAATAGTATTTTCACCATTAACCCCTATTGGACCGGAAGCACCTGGGCGTTTGATGCAGCCGAAGTGGGTCTATTGGGGGAACCCTTTGTTTCCGGGGCTGACGCCATTTTGAGCGCCATTGTCCAGAGGGAATTGACATTGGAGACAGAACAAGGCAGTCAATTCGAGCTAATCTTCAGTGCCGAGGGATTTCCAAGTTATCACGCCTGTTTCGAGCGGCAAGAGGCAGAATATGAAGGTTACTGGTACAAAGTAGTGGACGCTGGCAATGATTATCAAAACCTTGACTTTGGCGATCGGGGTTGGTTATGCCCTGCTACCCTGCACTTTTTCCCGGGCGGTCATCCTGAAAAACTCTACATTCAAGTGCGGGCTATCGATCAATAA
- the cas2 gene encoding CRISPR-associated endonuclease Cas2, whose translation MFLYVIAYDIPDDRRRKKMADLLEGYGQRVQYSVFECTLSKSKFNELQKRLRKIYQSEEDSLRFYPLSGHTLTQVDIWGEPPLTKPPGSVIV comes from the coding sequence ATGTTTCTCTATGTTATTGCCTACGATATTCCTGATGATCGCCGTCGTAAAAAGATGGCCGATTTATTGGAAGGTTATGGCCAAAGGGTGCAATATTCTGTATTTGAATGTACGTTATCTAAGTCTAAGTTTAATGAATTGCAAAAGCGTCTCCGCAAAATTTATCAATCGGAGGAAGATAGTTTGCGTTTTTATCCTTTGTCTGGGCATACCCTCACCCAGGTTGATATTTGGGGAGAACCTCCATTAACTAAGCCCCCCGGTTCAGTCATTGTCTAA
- the cas1 gene encoding CRISPR-associated endonuclease Cas1, translating to MKTLYVSQSDCYVSLRKEFLLVKRQDRILAEVQLLFLEQVLIFGKAQVTTQAIHACLSRNIPILYLSRMGFCYGRIIAIERGYRHLSRYQQELGWQQRLITARTIVTAKIKNARVFLQRQHRKHPTPSLQLAIDGLKHFVELTIKAERLEQLLGYEGTAANLYFQTWADCIKNSNFIFFGRSRRPPGNPVNAMLSFGYQVLWNHLLTLIELQGLDPYQACLHQGSERHAALASDLIEEFRVPIVDSLVLYMINRRLIDVGEDFVFQNGGCFLNSSGRRKWLGAFVGRMEKVLSFDQGDFPRWHCLIDQVKKYKAFIYSPSNSYSPFLIR from the coding sequence GTGAAAACTCTCTATGTTTCCCAATCTGACTGTTATGTTTCCCTAAGAAAGGAGTTTCTGTTGGTGAAGCGTCAGGATCGGATTTTGGCGGAGGTGCAACTGCTTTTTTTGGAACAGGTATTGATTTTTGGCAAGGCCCAGGTCACTACCCAGGCGATCCACGCTTGCCTGAGTCGCAATATTCCTATTCTGTATCTTTCCCGCATGGGTTTTTGCTACGGCCGTATTATTGCGATTGAACGGGGTTATCGTCATCTGAGCCGATACCAGCAGGAGCTTGGCTGGCAACAACGGTTGATTACCGCCCGTACCATTGTGACGGCGAAAATAAAAAATGCTCGAGTTTTTCTCCAACGCCAACACCGCAAGCACCCCACCCCTTCTCTTCAATTGGCGATCGATGGGCTAAAGCACTTTGTTGAGTTAACAATAAAAGCTGAGAGGCTAGAACAACTGTTGGGCTATGAAGGCACAGCGGCTAATCTTTATTTTCAAACTTGGGCAGATTGCATCAAAAATTCTAACTTTATCTTTTTTGGTCGTTCCCGTCGTCCCCCTGGTAATCCGGTTAATGCCATGCTTAGTTTTGGCTATCAGGTGCTTTGGAATCATTTACTAACTTTGATTGAATTGCAGGGGTTAGACCCCTATCAGGCTTGTCTACATCAAGGTTCGGAACGCCATGCGGCCTTGGCTTCGGATCTAATTGAGGAGTTTCGAGTCCCTATAGTGGATTCTTTGGTTTTGTATATGATCAATCGTCGTTTGATCGATGTAGGGGAGGATTTTGTCTTCCAAAATGGTGGTTGTTTTCTCAATAGCTCCGGTAGAAGAAAATGGCTGGGAGCTTTTGTGGGCAGAATGGAGAAAGTTTTGTCTTTTGACCAGGGTGATTTTCCCCGCTGGCATTGTCTAATCGATCAAGTAAAAAAATATAAGGCTTTTATTTATTCCCCTTCTAACAGTTATTCTCCTTTTTTAATTCGCTAA
- the csx18 gene encoding CRISPR-associated protein Csx18: MFKKLHTIFVVRGVKISATFLTVSRSMYSPSRLLFARNLVLAIANGLITLVILLIAPLGLAAVIINTLLVACSTFMLSVFGDVVVRWLLQGTNPHGLPTNANPNVGITPQTSHQPIQRRDRW, translated from the coding sequence GTGTTTAAAAAACTTCATACTATTTTTGTGGTTAGGGGAGTTAAAATTTCGGCAACTTTCCTCACTGTGTCCCGTAGCATGTATTCCCCTTCCCGACTTCTCTTTGCCCGCAATCTTGTCCTGGCTATTGCCAATGGTCTGATCACTTTGGTGATTTTGCTTATTGCCCCTTTGGGTTTGGCGGCGGTGATTATCAATACCCTGTTGGTGGCCTGTTCGACTTTCATGCTCAGTGTTTTTGGTGATGTTGTGGTGCGGTGGTTGCTCCAGGGGACTAATCCCCATGGTCTACCCACTAATGCTAATCCAAATGTCGGTATTACTCCTCAAACTTCCCATCAACCTATCCAAAGGCGGGACCGCTGGTGA